TTTTGTTCTTGACGTAAACCTTCCATAATTGCCCGCACTGCAAATTTAGTTCCACAATATACTGCTGATCCAGGATACACTAGGTGTCCAGCAACAGAATCAGTTGCTAAAATATGTCCATATCCTTGTTGCTTCATAAGCGGTAAAACAGCTTCAATCCCATTTAAAACACCCATCACATTAATTTGTAACATGTTTTGCCACTCGTCATGATGAAATTCATCTAAATTAGCAGTTGGCATAATCCCAGCATTATTGTATAGAGCATCAATTTTGCCAAATTGTTTTTTAGCTAATTGCACTAAACTTTTAACATCCTCTAATTTGGTAACGTCCGTTACTTGATAGTATACTTGATCTTTTGGCAATTGTGCTGCTACAGCAGCTAGTTTTTCCTCTCGCCGAGCACCCAAAACTACTTTAGCGCCTTGTTCTACTAACAATTTGGCCGTTGCTGCTCCAATACCACTAGATGCTCCGGTAATGACGACTACTTTATCTTTAACTGACATAATAATTCTCCTTTATGATACTTGCTTAAATTGATAACTAATTAGCTTTTTAAATATTATAAAACGTTCATTTTAATATGTATAATACCTATATTACATAGTTATCTATAATTTATAGTTATAGTAGTTTAAACAAAAAAGAAAGAAATTTTTTAACTTTAGGACAGTATAATGTAATGACTCTAAAATTAGCGATATAAGACACCTGTGCCTAAAGATTATGTAAAATATTAAAAAAACTTACCAGTAAAGATAAAGAGAAAAAAATGCTATAAAAAATGAACCCCCAAAGATTGGATAAAAATCCAATTTTGGGAGTTCATTTTAATAAAGGCTATGTCACCAAACCTAATCTAATTCTTCACCATTAGAAGCAATCACTTTTTTATACCAGTCAAAGGAATCTTTCTTATAACGTTTGAGTGTTCCTTGACCTGCATCATCTTGATCCACATAGATAAAGCCATAACGTTTCGACATTTCAGAAGTTGATGCACTAATCAAATCAATTGGGCCCCAAGTTAGATAACCCATTAATTGCACACCATCTTTTACAGCTTCTTTCATTTGTTGGATATGCTGACGTAAATAGTCAATGCGGTAGCTATCATGTACTTGATAATCATCTGTTAATTTATCCTCGGCACCTAAACCATTTTCAACAACAAACAATGGCACGCGATAACGATCCCACATTTCATTTAAACTGATACGTAAGCCAATTGGATCAATTTGCCAACCCCAATCACTAGTTTCTAGATAAGGATTCTTTTCACCAGCCATAAAGGAATCTGCAAATTTTTCTGGTTTACTATCAGTAGAAGTGATGCTAGACATATAATAACTAAAGGCTAAATAATCAACAGTTCCGTTTTTGATAATCTGCTCATCATCAGCTTGCATTTGTAATGCTACACCGTTTTCTTGGAAGTAACGATTCATATATTCTGGATATTCACC
The nucleotide sequence above comes from Bombilactobacillus bombi. Encoded proteins:
- a CDS encoding SDR family oxidoreductase, with amino-acid sequence MMSVKDKVVVITGASSGIGAATAKLLVEQGAKVVLGARREEKLAAVAAQLPKDQVYYQVTDVTKLEDVKSLVQLAKKQFGKIDALYNNAGIMPTANLDEFHHDEWQNMLQINVMGVLNGIEAVLPLMKQQGYGHILATDSVAGHLVYPGSAVYCGTKFAVRAIMEGLRQEQKDNGIRSTIVSPGGVNTELYKSISDPQAAQDLVELWNEPNNSLNPEDVAQAVVYALGTPKHVTVSEILIRPTGQEL